A single region of the Pseudorhodoplanes sp. genome encodes:
- a CDS encoding MarR family winged helix-turn-helix transcriptional regulator, with amino-acid sequence MATQAKTDLNPGAGPADQAASHNAALKLEEFLPYQLNVASSLVSQALSRIYVERYGIGVPEWRVLVTLGQFGVMTGKAVGAHSHMHKTKVSRAVANLEKGRLVQRRSNKSDLRESLLSLTPEGRAIYDDLAPGARDFADHLLDAIAPADRPAFARALEQLIARAMTLAAKVEKGEHD; translated from the coding sequence ATGGCGACACAGGCAAAAACAGACCTGAATCCGGGCGCCGGTCCGGCGGATCAGGCGGCGTCGCACAACGCCGCGCTGAAGCTGGAGGAATTCCTCCCCTATCAGCTCAACGTCGCTTCCAGCCTTGTGTCGCAGGCCCTCTCCCGAATCTATGTCGAACGCTATGGCATCGGTGTGCCGGAATGGCGGGTGCTGGTTACGCTCGGACAATTCGGCGTCATGACCGGCAAGGCCGTCGGCGCGCACAGCCATATGCACAAGACCAAGGTATCGCGCGCGGTGGCCAATCTGGAAAAAGGCAGACTGGTCCAGCGCCGGTCCAACAAATCCGACCTGCGCGAATCTCTGTTGTCCCTCACGCCGGAAGGCCGCGCGATCTACGATGATCTCGCGCCCGGCGCCCGCGATTTCGCCGATCACCTGCTTGACGCCATCGCACCGGCGGATCGGCCCGCTTTTGCCCGGGCGCTGGAGCAGCTCATTGCGCGGGCGATGACCCTTGCGGCTAAAGTCGAAAAAGGCGAACACGACTGA
- the maiA gene encoding maleylacetoacetate isomerase, with protein MKLYTYFRSSAAYRVRIALNLKDITYEGVSVHLTKDGGQHKKPDYRTINPQMRVPALELSSGEKLIQSLAIIEYLDEVFPDPALLPRDAIERAHVRAVAQIIACDIHPLNNLVSLQYLRKLGHDDATVNEWYASWILSGFEAIERLLKPGPYAFGSHVTLADICLVPQVFNARRFKVPLDRFPKILAVDAACAKLPAFDKARPENQFDSE; from the coding sequence GTGAAGCTTTACACCTATTTCCGCTCGTCCGCCGCCTATCGGGTGCGGATCGCGCTCAATCTGAAGGACATCACCTATGAGGGCGTGTCGGTCCATCTGACCAAGGACGGCGGGCAGCACAAGAAGCCGGACTATCGGACCATCAACCCGCAAATGCGGGTGCCGGCACTGGAATTGTCCAGCGGCGAGAAGCTGATTCAATCGCTCGCTATCATCGAGTATCTCGACGAAGTCTTTCCTGACCCGGCGCTGCTGCCTCGGGATGCCATCGAGCGCGCGCATGTCCGTGCCGTCGCCCAGATCATCGCCTGTGACATCCACCCCCTCAACAATCTCGTCAGCCTGCAATATCTGCGCAAGCTCGGCCACGACGACGCAACCGTGAATGAGTGGTACGCGTCATGGATCCTGTCCGGCTTCGAGGCCATTGAGCGTCTCCTGAAGCCGGGCCCCTATGCTTTCGGATCGCATGTCACGCTGGCGGATATCTGCCTCGTTCCGCAGGTCTTCAATGCGCGGCGGTTCAAGGTCCCGCTCGACCGCTTCCCAAAGATCCTTGCGGTGGATGCTGCGTGTGCGAAATTGCCAGCCTTCGACAAGGCGCGGCCGGAAAATCAGTTCGACAGCGAATGA
- a CDS encoding DUF2865 domain-containing protein, with amino-acid sequence MSTGTMVLALFRTSGLAAILLTAATLAGAQTFSPPPGGSRDQVCNHLEAQLSGIDRASGDPARVEQLRRYEDAIGRQQGELDRAVAQSRRLGCESSGFFQLFNPQQSQQCGPLTRQIQDMRNNMTRIQADLQRMQGAGANYERDGQRRAVIAALAQNDCGPQYRQAAAQSQGRGFFEQLFGGPGSILAPEQSQDMGSGYRTVCVRTCDGSFFPISFSTSQDRFREDERTCQRMCPASEVVLFSYRNPGEDISKAISINGQPYTALPNAFKFKQEYNPACSCKRPGESWADAVKHLDDRQTVLERGDIIVTEERAKVMNAPRDAKGRPIVAPKNSSPAVTQAAAPAAVGAETPTDGSQKPIRRVGPKFLPTQ; translated from the coding sequence TTGTCGACGGGGACGATGGTATTGGCGCTGTTCCGCACATCTGGTCTTGCTGCGATCCTGCTGACGGCCGCGACCCTGGCCGGCGCGCAGACTTTTTCACCGCCCCCGGGCGGGTCGCGCGACCAGGTCTGTAATCACCTCGAGGCGCAGTTGTCCGGCATCGACCGCGCCAGCGGCGACCCCGCTCGCGTCGAACAGCTTCGTCGCTACGAAGACGCCATTGGCCGCCAGCAGGGCGAGCTCGACCGCGCGGTGGCGCAGTCGCGCCGCCTCGGCTGCGAAAGCTCCGGCTTCTTTCAGCTCTTCAATCCGCAGCAATCGCAGCAATGCGGCCCGCTGACCAGGCAAATCCAAGACATGCGGAACAACATGACCCGCATCCAGGCCGACCTGCAGCGCATGCAAGGCGCCGGCGCCAATTACGAGCGCGACGGCCAGCGCCGGGCCGTGATCGCCGCATTGGCGCAGAATGATTGCGGGCCGCAATACCGGCAGGCGGCGGCGCAGTCGCAGGGACGCGGATTTTTCGAGCAATTGTTCGGCGGACCCGGTTCCATTCTGGCGCCGGAGCAATCACAGGACATGGGCTCCGGCTATCGCACGGTCTGCGTGCGCACCTGCGACGGCTCGTTCTTCCCGATCTCGTTCTCGACCTCGCAGGATCGCTTCCGCGAAGACGAACGCACCTGCCAGCGCATGTGCCCGGCCTCCGAAGTCGTGCTCTTCTCCTACCGCAATCCAGGCGAGGACATTTCGAAGGCTATCTCCATCAACGGGCAGCCCTACACGGCGCTGCCGAATGCGTTCAAGTTCAAGCAGGAATACAACCCCGCCTGCAGTTGCAAGCGCCCCGGCGAAAGCTGGGCCGATGCGGTGAAGCATCTTGACGATCGCCAGACGGTGCTTGAGCGGGGCGACATCATAGTGACCGAGGAACGCGCGAAGGTGATGAACGCGCCGCGCGACGCCAAGGGCCGGCCGATCGTGGCGCCGAAAAACAGCTCGCCCGCAGTAACACAGGCCGCAGCGCCCGCCGCGGTCGGCGCGGAGACTCCAACGGACGGCAGTCAGAAGCCGATCCGCCGCGTCGGTCCGAAATTCCTGCCGACGCAATAA
- a CDS encoding NAD+ synthase, translating into MNQRPVDRLAIALAQLNPVVGDVAGNARKVREARAQAKSQGADLVLFPELFIAGYPPEDLVLKPAFQAACRTEIETLARETADGGPALVIGTPWPEGGKLYNAAALLEGGRIAGLRFKVDLPNYGVFDEKRVFASGPMPGPVSFRGVRLGVPICEDIWGPEPAECIHETGGEILLVPNGSPYRRGVIDQRLSVSVARVKETGLPLIYLNQIGGQDELVFEGASFVLNGDGSLGAQLPAFEETVVTTHWSRAAAGWHCERGPMASLLPQEKADYGACVLGLRDYVNKNGFPGVVLGLSGGVDSALVAAMAVDALGAERVRCLMLPYKYTSRESVEDAAQVAKALGVQYDTLPIASAVEGLEAALKPLTAGLPRDVTEENLQARARGVIVMGVSNKFGLMVLTTGNKSEMSVGYATLYGDMNGGFNPVKDLYKTEIYRLSRLRNEWKPAFALGPAGRVIPENILTRAPSAELRENQTDQDSLPPYDVLDAILERLVEREEAVATIAEAGFDRDTVMKVERLLHIAEYKRRQAAPGVKVTLRNFGRDRRYPITNKFRDSGMPLPKPDMSVVTGQVVKTEAFDF; encoded by the coding sequence ATGAACCAGCGTCCCGTCGATCGCCTCGCCATTGCTCTCGCGCAGCTCAATCCTGTCGTGGGGGACGTTGCGGGCAACGCCAGAAAAGTCCGTGAAGCCCGCGCACAGGCGAAAAGCCAAGGCGCGGATCTGGTGCTGTTTCCCGAATTGTTCATTGCCGGCTATCCGCCCGAGGATCTGGTGCTGAAACCGGCTTTCCAGGCGGCCTGCCGTACCGAGATCGAAACGCTGGCGCGGGAAACCGCCGATGGCGGCCCGGCTCTTGTGATCGGCACCCCGTGGCCAGAAGGTGGCAAGCTTTACAACGCAGCCGCCCTCCTGGAAGGAGGACGCATCGCCGGCCTGCGTTTCAAGGTCGATCTGCCCAATTACGGCGTGTTCGACGAGAAGCGCGTTTTCGCATCGGGTCCGATGCCGGGTCCGGTCAGCTTCCGCGGTGTAAGGCTTGGCGTGCCGATTTGTGAGGACATCTGGGGTCCGGAGCCGGCCGAATGCATTCACGAGACCGGTGGGGAAATCCTGCTGGTGCCGAACGGTTCACCTTATCGGCGGGGTGTGATCGATCAGCGGCTCAGCGTCTCCGTCGCTCGCGTGAAGGAAACCGGATTGCCGCTGATCTATCTGAATCAAATCGGTGGTCAGGACGAACTCGTATTTGAGGGTGCGTCCTTCGTGCTCAACGGCGACGGCTCGCTTGGAGCGCAGCTTCCGGCCTTCGAAGAAACGGTCGTCACGACGCATTGGTCACGCGCGGCGGCGGGCTGGCATTGCGAGCGCGGGCCGATGGCAAGTCTCTTGCCGCAGGAAAAGGCGGACTACGGCGCCTGCGTGCTGGGCCTGCGAGATTACGTGAACAAGAACGGATTTCCCGGGGTTGTCCTGGGGCTTTCAGGCGGAGTGGATTCGGCGCTGGTTGCGGCGATGGCGGTCGATGCGCTGGGCGCCGAGCGTGTGCGCTGTCTGATGCTGCCTTACAAATATACATCCCGCGAGTCGGTTGAGGACGCTGCGCAAGTGGCGAAAGCGCTCGGCGTGCAGTACGATACGCTGCCGATTGCGAGCGCGGTGGAAGGACTTGAGGCCGCGCTGAAGCCGTTAACCGCCGGCCTGCCGCGTGACGTGACGGAAGAAAATCTGCAGGCACGCGCGCGCGGTGTCATTGTCATGGGAGTCTCCAACAAATTCGGATTGATGGTGCTGACCACCGGCAACAAGTCCGAAATGTCGGTCGGCTATGCGACGCTCTATGGCGACATGAACGGCGGCTTCAATCCGGTCAAGGATCTCTACAAGACCGAAATCTACCGGTTGTCGCGCCTGCGCAACGAATGGAAACCCGCGTTCGCGCTCGGCCCAGCCGGGCGCGTGATCCCCGAAAATATTCTGACGCGCGCGCCATCCGCCGAATTGCGCGAGAACCAGACCGATCAGGATTCGCTGCCGCCCTATGATGTGCTTGACGCTATTCTGGAGCGCCTGGTCGAGCGCGAGGAGGCGGTCGCGACGATTGCCGAGGCCGGTTTTGACCGCGATACGGTGATGAAGGTGGAGCGGCTTCTGCATATCGCCGAATACAAGCGGCGGCAGGCGGCGCCCGGTGTGAAGGTCACGTTGCGCAATTTTGGCCGCGACCGCCGCTACCCGATCACCAACAAATTCCGCGATTCCGGCATGCCCTTGCCGAAGCCCGACATGTCAGTGGTGACGGGGCAGGTGGTGAAGACCGAAGCCTTCGATTTCTGA
- a CDS encoding DMT family transporter, translating to MTAHQISRVLFWMTGTLLSFSVMAVSVRGLAGNLSIFEILTIRSSIALVILLTLAALRPELRLQFAPSQLGLHFTRSLFHFGGQFCWALSITLLPLAVVFTLEFTIPVFVIILAVILLGERATLGRIVVIVFGFIGALVILRPGLEAFQPASLLVLLAAFLYAVFYVLTKKMTSNTGTFPIVFWMNLMQLPMGLAGSDPLFPLKLEAWQIPSVLGVGIAGLTAHYCLANALRWGDASLVTPLDFLRIPLIAIVGWWFFGEALDIWVFVGGLIILAGILWNLRAETRPKVPVVKLG from the coding sequence GTGACCGCCCACCAGATCAGCCGGGTCCTCTTCTGGATGACCGGCACGCTCCTTTCATTCTCCGTCATGGCCGTATCAGTGCGCGGCCTCGCGGGAAATCTGTCCATTTTTGAAATCCTGACGATCCGCAGCTCGATTGCGCTTGTTATCCTGTTGACGCTTGCGGCCTTGCGCCCGGAATTGCGCCTACAATTTGCTCCCAGCCAACTGGGCCTGCATTTCACGCGCTCCCTTTTTCACTTTGGCGGCCAGTTCTGCTGGGCGCTGAGCATCACGCTGCTGCCGCTTGCGGTCGTCTTCACGCTGGAATTCACAATACCGGTCTTTGTCATCATTCTCGCCGTGATCCTTCTCGGCGAGCGCGCGACACTGGGTCGTATCGTCGTGATCGTGTTTGGCTTTATCGGCGCGCTGGTGATCCTGCGTCCGGGGCTGGAAGCGTTCCAGCCGGCCTCTCTGCTCGTTCTGCTCGCGGCGTTTCTCTATGCGGTGTTCTATGTTCTGACCAAGAAGATGACGTCGAATACCGGCACATTCCCGATCGTGTTCTGGATGAACCTGATGCAACTTCCGATGGGACTTGCCGGCAGCGATCCCCTCTTTCCGCTCAAGCTCGAAGCCTGGCAAATTCCGTCGGTGCTGGGCGTCGGGATCGCGGGCCTGACCGCTCATTATTGTCTTGCCAACGCCCTCCGTTGGGGCGATGCCAGCCTCGTGACCCCGCTGGACTTCCTGCGCATCCCGCTCATTGCCATCGTCGGCTGGTGGTTCTTCGGGGAAGCGCTGGACATCTGGGTCTTTGTCGGCGGCCTTATTATCCTAGCCGGTATCCTGTGGAATCTGCGCGCCGAAACCCGCCCCAAAGTCCCGGTTGTTAAACTGGGCTAA
- the infA gene encoding translation initiation factor IF-1 — MAKEEMLEFDGTVTEVLPDGHFRVKLDNEHEVLAYTAGKMRKFKIRTGVGDRVIVEMSPYDLSRGRISFRHRGNAMAAPPTRRQTVVRKR; from the coding sequence ATGGCCAAAGAAGAAATGCTTGAGTTCGATGGCACCGTCACGGAGGTCCTTCCGGACGGCCATTTTCGGGTGAAGCTCGACAACGAGCACGAAGTGCTCGCCTACACCGCGGGCAAGATGCGGAAATTCAAGATCCGCACCGGCGTAGGCGACCGCGTCATCGTCGAGATGTCGCCCTATGACCTGTCGCGCGGCCGCATCAGCTTCCGTCACCGCGGCAACGCCATGGCAGCCCCACCCACCCGCCGGCAGACGGTCGTCCGGAAGCGGTAA
- a CDS encoding diacylglycerol kinase gives MQRILRATIHTLNGLRAVIGSEAAFRQELAVLIVAFPLALLIATDNWKRLLLIALIVFVMVVELLNTAVEKLADRVTLEHDPVIGRVKDMGSAAVGLSLLLAGLFWLLAIWDWLLTVL, from the coding sequence GTGCAACGTATCCTGCGCGCCACCATCCACACGTTGAACGGGCTGCGCGCCGTCATCGGCAGCGAGGCGGCGTTCCGCCAGGAATTGGCGGTTCTGATCGTGGCGTTTCCGCTGGCCTTGCTGATTGCGACCGACAATTGGAAACGGCTGCTCCTGATCGCCCTGATCGTCTTTGTGATGGTGGTGGAGTTGCTCAACACTGCCGTCGAAAAGCTGGCTGACCGTGTGACGCTGGAGCACGACCCGGTGATCGGTCGGGTAAAAGATATGGGCTCGGCCGCCGTCGGCCTCAGTCTGCTGCTGGCGGGCCTGTTCTGGCTGCTCGCCATCTGGGACTGGCTACTCACCGTCCTTTAG
- the chrA gene encoding chromate efflux transporter produces the protein MTENSAIPAALASGRGSMWEVFSAFLRLGLTSFGGPIAHLGYFHDDFVVRRRWLDEKTYADLVALCQFLPGPASSQVGIAIGLSRAGYAGAFAAWIGFTMPSAIALVLFAYGLTALGDTLGSGWLHGLKVAAVAVVAQAVLLMMRSLAPDRQRATLAVAAAALVLAVPSAFGQIAAIVIGGIIGVTLLRSAAPENHVSLPHPVSRTAGMLALVVFFALLLGLPLLAAAFPNQSIALFEAFYRAGSLVFGGGHVVLPLLQAAVVPPGWVTDDAFLAGYGAAQAVPGPLFTFAAYLGAVMGPQPNGWIGATLCLVAVFVPSFLLVIGALPFWEDFRRHASAQAALRGVNAAVVGLLLAALYHPVWTAGITSAGDFALAAAAFLLLFMWQTPPWLVVALCAIGGAALAMM, from the coding sequence ATGACGGAGAATTCGGCAATCCCGGCCGCGTTGGCAAGCGGACGTGGCTCAATGTGGGAGGTGTTCTCCGCCTTTCTGCGGCTCGGATTGACCAGCTTCGGCGGGCCGATCGCCCATCTCGGCTATTTCCATGATGATTTCGTCGTTCGGCGGCGGTGGCTGGACGAGAAGACCTATGCCGACCTCGTGGCGCTGTGCCAGTTTCTGCCGGGTCCGGCGTCAAGCCAGGTCGGCATCGCGATCGGTCTGTCGCGCGCTGGCTATGCCGGCGCGTTCGCGGCCTGGATCGGCTTCACCATGCCGTCGGCCATCGCCCTTGTCTTGTTTGCTTATGGGCTCACGGCGCTGGGCGATACGCTTGGCAGCGGCTGGCTGCATGGACTGAAAGTCGCCGCCGTTGCCGTGGTTGCGCAGGCGGTACTATTGATGATGCGCTCGCTCGCGCCTGACCGTCAGCGCGCCACGCTGGCTGTTGCCGCAGCCGCTCTGGTGCTCGCGGTCCCGAGCGCCTTTGGGCAGATCGCCGCGATCGTGATCGGCGGCATCATCGGCGTGACGCTTCTGCGCAGCGCGGCGCCGGAAAACCACGTATCATTGCCGCATCCGGTCAGCCGGACCGCAGGGATGCTGGCGCTTGTGGTCTTCTTTGCGCTGTTGCTCGGGTTACCGCTGCTGGCGGCTGCATTCCCGAACCAGTCCATCGCATTGTTCGAAGCTTTCTACCGCGCGGGCTCGCTGGTGTTCGGTGGCGGCCATGTTGTTCTGCCGTTGCTGCAGGCCGCGGTCGTGCCGCCGGGCTGGGTGACGGACGACGCCTTTCTGGCTGGCTATGGCGCCGCGCAGGCGGTGCCCGGACCGCTCTTCACCTTCGCGGCTTACCTCGGCGCCGTCATGGGGCCGCAGCCGAACGGTTGGATCGGAGCCACGCTGTGCCTTGTGGCCGTGTTCGTGCCGTCATTTCTTCTTGTGATCGGCGCGCTGCCGTTCTGGGAAGACTTTCGCCGGCATGCAAGCGCCCAGGCCGCGCTACGCGGCGTAAACGCGGCGGTGGTCGGGCTTCTTCTTGCTGCGCTCTATCATCCGGTCTGGACCGCGGGCATCACGAGTGCAGGGGATTTCGCACTTGCCGCCGCGGCATTCCTGCTGCTGTTCATGTGGCAGACGCCGCCGTGGCTGGTCGTGGCGTTGTGCGCCATCGGCGGCGCGGCGCTTGCGATGATGTAG